In Holophagales bacterium, one DNA window encodes the following:
- the corA gene encoding magnesium/cobalt transporter CorA: protein MIQCVLYCPGQLPRWGGRELLDAPLPPGAWLWADLEGFEPEYERLLLDLGYHPLAVEDTFTLQHQPKMQEFDDCLFAIVRGLDFNKTGHRLDTLKLAAFLGTDRLLTCHRAPMRSVRKVQERLRDGVAAPPGGPARLLYSLCDEVIDHYFPVLDEIAREIEEIEEAIFRQVERGQLEGILELRRSLGTLRRVMLPHRQVFSHLGNPTARFVDEGQALYFRDVYDNVMRLGDAIDQQRDQLGSVKDTYLSAVGQKTNEIMKVLTLFSAILLPLTFLAGLYGMNFEYMPELKQPWAYPALLGTMVATAVAMVVWFRRRGWW from the coding sequence ATGATCCAGTGCGTTCTCTACTGTCCCGGTCAGCTGCCCCGCTGGGGCGGTCGCGAGCTGCTCGACGCGCCGCTCCCGCCCGGTGCCTGGCTGTGGGCCGACCTCGAAGGGTTCGAGCCCGAGTACGAGCGGTTGCTGCTCGACCTCGGCTATCACCCGCTGGCGGTCGAGGACACCTTCACCCTGCAGCACCAGCCGAAGATGCAGGAGTTCGACGACTGCCTCTTCGCCATCGTGCGCGGGCTCGACTTCAACAAGACCGGGCACCGCCTCGACACCCTGAAGCTCGCCGCCTTTCTCGGCACCGACCGTCTGCTGACCTGCCATCGCGCCCCGATGCGCAGTGTGCGCAAGGTCCAGGAGCGACTGCGCGACGGCGTCGCGGCCCCACCGGGCGGCCCGGCGCGTCTCCTCTACTCGCTCTGCGACGAGGTCATCGACCACTACTTCCCGGTGCTCGACGAGATCGCTCGCGAGATCGAGGAGATCGAAGAGGCGATCTTCCGGCAGGTCGAGAGGGGGCAGCTCGAAGGGATCCTCGAGCTGCGGCGCAGCCTCGGGACGCTCCGGCGCGTGATGCTCCCGCATCGCCAGGTCTTCTCGCACCTCGGCAATCCGACGGCGCGCTTCGTCGACGAGGGGCAGGCGCTCTACTTCCGCGACGTCTACGACAACGTCATGCGACTCGGCGATGCGATCGACCAGCAGCGCGATCAGCTCGGCAGCGTGAAGGACACCTATCTTTCGGCCGTCGGGCAGAAGACCAACGAGATTATGAAGGTGCTCACCCTCTTCTCGGCGATCCTGCTGCCGCTGACCTTTCTCGCCGGGCTCTACGGGATGAACTTCGAGTACATGCCCGAGCTCAAGCAGCCCTGGGCCTATCCGGCGCTGCTCGGGACGATGGTCGCCACCGCGGTGGCGATGGTGGTCTGGTTCCGCCGCCGCGGCTGGTGGTGA
- a CDS encoding periplasmic heavy metal sensor encodes MRRWWVLAALLLSVGLNCGLLGAWLARRGLPAGPDKPPLGGPPRGAVLELIDRLELTAEQRERFLERHRRFFESTQADRQAMEAARRELRREVARPQPDRARLEALLDEAGRRNAALERAFVDHVLATRELLTPEQQARYLALLARLRPPREVGATGQAGRGSLRDRWLRRQSSRPPGERPAPTADPAAAPRP; translated from the coding sequence ATGAGACGCTGGTGGGTGCTGGCCGCCCTGCTGCTCTCCGTCGGCCTCAATTGTGGACTGCTCGGCGCGTGGTTGGCGCGCCGCGGGCTTCCCGCGGGTCCGGACAAGCCTCCGCTCGGTGGGCCGCCGCGCGGGGCCGTGCTCGAGCTGATCGATCGCCTCGAGCTCACGGCCGAGCAGCGTGAGCGCTTTCTCGAGCGCCATCGCCGGTTCTTCGAGAGCACCCAGGCGGACCGTCAGGCGATGGAAGCGGCGCGGCGCGAACTGCGCCGCGAAGTGGCGCGTCCGCAGCCGGACCGGGCCCGGCTGGAGGCCCTGCTCGACGAGGCGGGGCGACGCAACGCGGCTCTCGAAAGGGCCTTCGTCGACCACGTGCTGGCGACGCGCGAGCTGCTGACGCCGGAGCAGCAGGCACGGTATCTCGCGCTTCTCGCTCGCTTGCGGCCGCCGCGCGAAGTGGGCGCCACCGGCCAGGCGGGACGCGGCTCGCTGCGCGATCGCTGGCTGCGACGTCAGTCGTCGAGGCCTCCGGGCGAGCGACCCGCGCCGACGGCCGACCCGGCCGCTGCGCCGCGGCCCTAG